Genomic window (Chionomys nivalis chromosome 7, mChiNiv1.1, whole genome shotgun sequence):
agagaatacacaaattaataagatcagaaatgaaaagggggacataaccacagacacagaggaaattcagagaatcattagatcttactataaaagcctgtgtgccacaaaattggaaaatgtaaaagaaatggacatttttttagataagtaccatataccaaagttaaaccaggaccgggtgaacaatctaaatagacctgttagtcgcgaagaattagaagctgttatcaaaatcctccctaccaaaaaaaagctgaggtccagatggtttcaatgcagaattctaccagaacttccctgaagacctaatacctatactccttaatgtatttcacaatatagaaacagaagagtcattgccaaattcattttaggAAGCTGCCATTTTTGAGAGTTGATTACAGCCTATCGTACCATGTAACAGGAATGTTCTAGGCCTCCGGGTTTGGAAATCCACCAAGCATTGGTTTGATCGAATCACACTAACTCTCCTCACTGGTAGGTTAGCTGTGGGCATGGGTACCGACTCATCGATGTCAGGACCAGGGCTCTGCCAATTTCACAGGACTTGGTTCGAAGCATCAGGTGCGTGTTTCAAATAAGAAGGATTAGCTGAGGTGACGAGGAAGTGAGTATAACATCTCCCATGCTCCGTTTATCTGAGAAGGATTGCTGTCTCAGAAACCTAACCTCCTGCTTTGTAGGTTTCATCAGACAGTCCTGTGAGGCTCTATTTCTGtaacttattttctttaaatcctAAGCTTGTCTTCCAGTGTTAGACCCAGACATCTGCACAGCAAGTATATAGGACAGTTAACTATCGactgtttctgtgtctttgaacTGTTGTTGAACTATTTAGCATGCAGCTTTTTCAGACTGGTTCATTTCACTTGTTTTATAATAAACCAAATAGTATTTCACTGGATAGATGTCCCAGAGTTTGTTTATCCTATTCACCTACTGAAAGATATCTTGGTCACTTACAATCAACATCAGTGCAGGTTTTCAAAGTAAATATAAGTTTTTATCACAAATGGGTAGATATACAGGAGCACAATTTATAGGTTCTATGGTACAGGATGTTCGGTTTTGCAATAAGGTAGCAGACTACCGAAGGGCTGTAGCATTTTACATCTCCATCAACAACAAGTGAGGTTTTCCGTTGCTGCACATCCTCATCAGCATTTGGTTGTGTTGTTGCTTTGGATTTAATTATTCTAATAGGTGTATAAGTTCTTCTTTCTCATCCTTTTCTTTTCGCTGGGAAAGACCTTCACAGCTCCCTATGAGGATTCTCTCCTTCGTAAAGCCTCTCTTGCTGCTGATGCCATCACAAAGACCTTACTGGTCCCATGGTGAAGCAATCATTTTCAGATTCTGCTGCTCATTCTATGTGTTCCTTTCAGTAAACACACCCAAGGTATTATTTCCAGTGTGGAGACCATCCACAGACCATCGGTCATTTCCGTAAGATCTTGAGGCATTGCTTTCTTTTGGTCTCTTTGTTCTGTCAGCCCCTTGGtgccttttgtctttttctaaacTGACGCACACAGGAAACCCAGCCGCCACTTTAGTGATTTTCACATAAAGTCTCAAAGACGATGTGAGTTTGTTGACTTGATGGGGAGGGATCACATAGCAAGATCCATGAGCTCCCGATAATTctgcccctctctttctctttttatcttttatatttctagacaaaaaaaaattctctcaatTTTATATGTTGTTATTTCCTATTATTCAAGTAGGATTTTGGTACTTCCTGGCCTGTGGAGAAATACCTTATTGTAAGCAGGCCTCTCAAGAAATACTGACCACAAGCACTACCCACTCAGAGTGCCTCTGAGAACTGGGAGGAGATCGTAATTTATCTCATCACATTGTAGCTATTTGACcatatgctttttctttctggatAGCCAGGTTGTCATAGATAAGAACTGATTCTTTATGCTTTCCAATTTCCTGCCTTACAGTGGCCATTAATGCGTTTTAATGGCGAGAATAATACACGATGCATGGATGACTTAGTTTCtcggaagaaacaaaagaattcaTTTAAGTACATTTTCTAAAATTGTAAGTGAGTGAAATACTAGATGAACAAGTGGAAACAAAAACCATGGTTTCTTTGCCcagtatataatttttattaagaaaCATCACAAGACACAATACTACAGATATAATGGAAAGAGCCAATAGGCAAGCTAATTATGATCCAAAAAATAAGGAATCAATGGCAAAACGAGGAATAGTTCAGTctgtttcctccttctcttctttccttccttccttccttccttccttccttccttccttccttccttccttccttccttctttcttttcttttctttttccttcctgagacaggatttcgctgtgtagctttggagcctgtcctagaactcactttgtagaccaggctggctttgaactcacagagatctgcctgcccctgcttcccaagttctggattaaaggtgtgcaccaccacagccaggctgGTCTAGCCTATTACTTAGAGGCTGGGGGTGCAGTAAAGAACTTCCATTTTCTCTGATGATACTTGAAGAATGTCTCTCAGCTGTAGTCTGGTGTCTTTGATGCTGAAAAACTTTAAGTAAGCAGAAATGAAAAATTGGTCATCAAGCAGGGTGGATAGAGTTCTGGTCTGTTCTTAAGAAAAGATTTCTCGAGAGTTTGATAATTTTCAAATCTGCAAGAATTTCAGTCCCAGTGTATCCAGAACAATTTAGTAATCAGCTTGCAGGTTCTTAGCATTTCTGGATCCACTATAGAGGGTCAAGATATTGATTATAGAACAGACCCAGACAGGACTATGATGAACTGGTACTCTATAGCCCCATAATAGACAATGAAGTAAAGGTTGAAGAACTTGTTACTGGTCCAGGGTTGGTCAAGGAGATGCACAATTCAGGAGTATTGAAAATCTGCAATCTGGCTCTTAACAGGTGAGctagcagcagtagcagcagcaggcTGGACGGCAGCAGGACTGTCCACAGTAGGATGGGCGGCAGCAGGAGGCCTGGGCATGGTGCAGCTGGCAGCAGGTTGGGGGAATAGAGCTCACCACGCAACAGGGGGGCAGGTAGGTGCCCTCCACGCGGCAGTCTGGGCGGCACCATCTAACGCGGTAGCTCACACCTCCATAGCCACCCTCCTGGCCGTAGCCAATGCCACCTCCGATGCCATAGCCATAGCCACCTCCGATGCCATAGCCATAGCCACCTTCGCAGCAGCTTGGTTGGAAGCAGCTGGAGCCGCAGGTACCACCAGTGGAGCAAGAGGGAAAGCCACAGAAGCTAGTAGCACAGCAGGCCATGGTGTTAGGAGTTGGTTGAGTGTTGAGTAGCTGGGATGAGTTTCTGAGTTTGGGAACTGACCTGAACACGGGCCCTTTATATAGTCAAGCGAGCTAGTGCttataaaattcttaacatatttttcttgtttttgtttaaatttgttcctCAGTGGTACTCTGATTGGCTTCCATTGAAATTCTTGTGACATATGATGGGAATGATTTTGTTTTATAAGGTTGTTGCGACTCGTTCTATGGGCCATGTACTCTTTAGGGGAGTGTTTGTGGTTTCCATGTTCAAAGAGCCTTCTCACTTTAGGTTAGGGCAACACCCTTATTGTGAATAGTTGCCATTCCTCTTGGGCATCTATGCACAATTCCGAAGCAGGGGACAATTTGTTCTTTCCAAGAATCATTTTTTCCCCTCGGGGATACATAGACCAAGTTACATTTAATTTAGAACATTGGGGGGTTTGATCACATGTAATAGACACATCTACCACATTGACTCTATCCAGCACCATCTCAAATGAGCTTTGTAACTTTTGCCCTTTCAGCTGGTTGGTTACGTGTGAGCACTGTATTTCAGGTCAGAGTTTATTTCGTTGTGAACCAAGCAATATGATTTTTCAGAAAGTATCTAGCCTGATTTTGATAGAGTCttattaaatgtttattgaaTCTGATTCAGTGGGGATTAACTGAGGGGGCAGAACATCAGGCATGATTCATGACACCTGAGCCACTCACGAATGAATAAACAGTACTTTCAAGTTGTAGCGCCGCCCACAAAGGAGGCTCATTTGCTGTAGAGACACTGGGGAATGTCGAgttatttttgtcttaatttgGCGGTTGAACAAAAGCTTGGGAAACTATCTAGGAGTCACGACACCTTGAAAAAATGCACAGCCGCTCAATTTTCTGGAATGTACCATCCTGTTTGTGATCCATCCTTGCTGCCAATCTAATGAGAGAGGTAGGTGCTGGGTACTTGTAAATAACCTCGAAAGAATTTTCTCATGTCTTCTTAGATCTTTGTATTTAATGTGTTGTAGTCAATGTCTTACCCAAGAGTTAAAATTAGATGATAaaatctgtcttcttttcttgAGCTAATTTTCCAAAAAAGGCATGTTTGATTGGCTTGTAAATTTTAGATTGTGATATTTATGTTTGAGATTTCTAACACATCTGTATGACATGAGGCTGGAACTCAACAGTTATACCCCAAAGTGGTCTGCTCTTCTCTCACCTAGCACAGAGGTACCCCTCTTGCCCTTGGCAAGTGCAGGTGAATACTGCAATTGAAGCTTACACAGCTGGGAACCAATGGGAAAGAGAAGGCCAAGTAGTAGGAACTAAATCCAAATTGTCTCAGAAATAGTATTGGTAGATATTTTCGAATCTATTTAGTAGATAATctggtttctttattttgtacATGGATGAAGAAAAACATCTACTGGACTGAAAGGGACAAGGtcagagatgatagaaaaagttCATCCAGGGTAACTCTATTTGTCTGGATCTATTTTAATAAACATCCACATATTGAAATAGCCATGAAGATTATTTAATGCACAGAACATTTTTATTAGCAGATGACTCAAGCATAAAGTAATTTTCACATATCAATTTTGGTTTAGACTTAGATGTCTATGCCTGAAGATTATTACGGTCTGTAGGTGGGCAGCTCAAAATTAGAAGATGAACAGAAATCTATCCACGTGTGCACAAAACACTTTATTTGAGAGCAACAGAGATTATTTAAGTAGAAAGCATGGCTGAAG
Coding sequences:
- the LOC130878511 gene encoding keratin-associated protein 9-3-like, coding for MACCATSFCGFPSCSTGGTCGSSCFQPSCCEGGYGYGIGGGYGYGIGGGIGYGQEGGYGGVSYRVRWCRPDCRVEGTYLPPCCVVSSIPPTCCQLHHAQASCCRPSYCGQSCCRPACCCYCC